The sequence below is a genomic window from Sebastes fasciatus isolate fSebFas1 chromosome 18, fSebFas1.pri, whole genome shotgun sequence.
ACTCAACCTCAGAAGAATGGgagtaaaattactactttataatattatgactttattctcatattccgactttttacttaaacttatgactttattttcataatactaCGCCTATTTTTCTTGtaaacgtctgactttattgtcatattgcgacttttttttctcgtaaacttattcCTGCCGGATAGAGAAAACATGACCGATTCTGGATTTCACAAATATGCATTAGAAATAAAATGATTCCAATAAAAGTTAACATAAGGAAGCAATACCACATCCTGTGTTGTTTCTttaaaatgtagaaaaacatatttctccTGTTAGTGTGTCAGTTTACCAACATGGAGCGaatacattaaaacattttttgaaaagcATCGTTATTTCAGAGGGAATGgctaaaaaaaaacgaaaaaaattCTTTACTAATGGTtataagttatttatttattgtcctATTCACAACAATTACGGAGAAGCAGTCTTTGGAAATCTTACATCTCAGGTTCCATCCAACAATACtcattaaatatatatcagaATCATGCAAGTAAAAACACAAGCTATAAAATAGTGCAGaagttaaaatgtataaaatatttaTGGGAGACTGGAGaacagtaataaaaataaactggaATGTAAACAGATTTAACATCTATTTATTACAATGTATAGCATTCACCACTGTAAACGTGTAAATTGAattgacagtattacagttcAAGCTTTTCTAGCAGTATATTTAAACTGGTctgtagaggaggagaagaaggatggGGTCTATAGAAGAGGTTCAGGTCTGTGATGATGattaggaggaagaggaggaggttcaGGTCtatagaggaggaggacgctCAGGTCTTtagacgaggaggaggatgggttCTGTAGACGAGGTTCAGGTCTGTGATGATGAGACGCACCCAGAACAAACTGACCTGGGTTCTGCTGCGTTGTGTCTCTGCAGATCTACCGGGTGGAGAACCCCTTCGACTTCATGGAGAACATCTCTCTGGAGGGAAAGACCAACTTCTTTGAGAAGCGCGTGGGCGAGTACCAGAGGATGGGCGTGATGTCCGGCACCACGGACAACACCTTCAGAATGGACGCCGACTTCTGAGGACAGAGGTGAAGCGAGCCACACTCAGTCACACATCTCACACTGCAAACACTCTAAAGACTCTAATTCAACCCGGACCAGTCGTGGGTTAACCAGCGATAGACTCTGAGctagtgcatgctgggattggCTTTTACTCAAATACTGCAGATAAATACACCGACTGCTGCTTCACCGCCATGAAATGAGACTTGCCAAGAATTCAGAGCGCTGCTGCCCGCTTGTGTATTTGTAAATAACTGTTTTatcggcttttttttttttacatgtaaagatttatttatacatattcTTTACATGTTCTTTTAGATCAGTGGTGTGTTAGGGTACTTAAATGTGTACAGGAACATTATTTTAGGGACTTTGGTTTTGGAATAAAagttacataaacataaatCTGGTTTTGCTTTTTAATGTTCTTTACAAACTTTTATATTGGAGGATAATTATATTTTGCATCtataattattagggctgtcaaagttaatgcaaatatgttttaacgcaataatttctttaatgcaacttgtgattttgtaggtcagttttaaagctggagtgaagatactggtatctatgaaactagaaaacctaaaaaaatccattggtaccaaccatgtcatacttgcttgtagtgaaggaggttaaataatgttccaaacttgtgctaaattttggcgacgaaaaactgtcatggccattttcaaaggggtcccttgacctctgacctccagatatgtgaatgaaaatgggttctatgggtacccacgagtctcccctttacagacatgtccacttaaTGATATCAATGATGacaataattataaaaataaaatagaaaagataataataatgctaatatTTTAAATGGATGgaatataaaaattataaaaaatagaaaagaaaataataatttaaatgaaatggaaaacaaagacaaaaattatacaaatagaaaagataataatttaaatagaATGGCAAATGAAGacaaattgtaaaaataaaataaagatgtttataatttaaataaaatggaaaagatGATAACATTTAAATAGCATTGATAATGAAGtcaaaaattataaattaaaatagaaaaaatataatatactacCAATAATAAGTTTGCCTATTTATGATTTgcgtatattttttttttaatgcttaatTCACCTGtcaaggtttctggacaatatttgtcattgttttgttaattgattttgtaTAGTAAATATTTCCATAAAGcggcatatttgtccactcccatgttgataagagtattaaatacttcacaaatctcccttaaggtacatttagaacagataaaaaaatctgataaatttgcgattaaagggactgtaagaatcagaaatgcttaacagcaacacctgtggccgttaagtaaGCGTtgggcttgtgctcgctctaaatagacatgaacgagcatcgctcaacacagtgaggagacacacgtcagctaaaagcacaatatcactctatatttcagctgcttggcagtaatgttagctgaccagaccaaggtctctccatgaatcaatgctgatcctagtgttggctttccctgcctcagcctcccgaccgcggccgtaGGGAacgggagacgccggagttttgatcggagacgataacgtttctctctgtggagccccgtcacttcacaagacacgggaaacctctgttggtctggaggagctgcagcagttatttctgcacaaacgtccactagatattctcagagctacactaactcttctgcagtgtgtgcgcgcatgcacgtgagagtggagcgagagagTGAGCGTGCGccgtgtgtgagtgaaggcaggcagaggagcagagtacagcagagactctggtcctggagaccaaagctccGGTCTCCtctgcgtcctccgaccgcggccaacactgtttaacagacgggcttcactagatagaactttgaggttttggtgcttccgtgtagtttgtgttggagtcttgtctgaacagcgtagccacacgcccatatgcgagcgcgcatgggacaccgacccgggtgatttatactgtaagaagttacaaacagtccctttaagtattttaagcgattgacagccctaataataatgctaacacctaaataaaaataattttaataatatataacagaCTAGCTGCTGGGTCTTTGTGGTAATCACACACAGGTGCTGTTTCAGGTGTACTATGTTTATTCAACCTGGTGAAGGGCTCACTGTATGGGTGGAATATGATCACATAAAAGTACAAATTCTTTTGAAGTCTCcttcaaaaataatccaaggcacactgtagagtttgtacaacattaaaatgcctttattctacatggcaataattgtttaaaacacagttttaaCAAATTAAACAGAGGGCGGGGTCTAACCTGTACGACtgcagcaacagaaagtttgctcAGCTAAAAAGCAAACTTCATGTCGAGCTCCGGGGTTCACAGCAGGCTGCTGGCCGGTGGCAGCGCCGGGTTTAACCTGTAAACCTTTAAATGTTTGCTCAGCAAACCACATGATGCACTGTTAAGAACTCCTGTTAAAATTATGTGTCACCACGGAAACAATGCTAGTGACCGATGTTGATGACCCATGtgaaacccccccaaaaaaatcacCCTCGATCTAAATACGGAAGTCAGTTTTACTTTTTGCGTTTTCAACATCAATTTTAACGTTACAACTCAGTTTTACAATCGCAGTTAAATGTTTATTAGTGTAAAACAAATGTGTCAGAAATGTTGTGTAAACACTTGTGTTATTAGTTTTGTAACAGCGGTTTCAGGCAGTTTTGTAACCTTGAACAAATACAGAAACAGCACGTGAGCTCTCCTcgaaatctgattggctccgTCGCAGTGTCAGTGTTAGAGCCGGCACGAGCTGCGTTTCTATTGGCCGCTTTTATAGCGCCACGATTTCAATAAAAAGGACGAGCGGACAACAGAAGCCGCTTCAGTCTCCTCCGCTCTTCGTCTGTGTGTCAGCTGCTAGTTtagatttcttcttctttttaactTCACcttttagtttgtttatttatctttttatttatccttCCGTCTGAACGAATCAAAATGCTTTCTACTCACTCTGCTCTCTCCGTAAAGAATGAGAACTCCCTCAGCAGTCACATCAGCAACATGTCGCTGGACAAAGAAATCACGGTGAGAAAAGAAATACAACAAAACGCTGATGTTTCATGTgtttaacttttaaaatgtcCGGTTTAAGTTATGATCTCGGTGTTAAGCTAAGTTTAACATCACGGCAGCTGTTTTGTGTCCAGCTCAGTCTGACTGACCTGAATCTtaatgtgtatttcagtctgaataatcaaataaaaacatattcagaataagtgttttttgttctctggtgatttattgtttgtttgtttgtttctctttcaGCCACCGAGCATGAACACGACCCGCATCTTGGCGTCTAAAACGGCGCGTAAAATCTTCAGTGACGCTGCGGTGAGTTGAGTCTGATCAGATCTGCTGAAAGCTTCAAAGGTTTTCATCTCATTTAACAGACAGATTCTCTGCGTTCAACATCATCACAGTCTGTGGCTGTTAGTTTGggttgtttattgtttattggaCTCATGTGGCGCCGAAAGATGTCCATTCTGGCGCCAACATGGAGGAACAGCTGCTACTGTTGATGTTCACCTGctactgcttttatttattgcCAAATGTGCAGATTATTTTCCGTTTTCAGTTTTACGtcttcagtttgttttgtttgaatattCAGACATATTTAATGATCAGTTTCTATGATAAtgatataaattataatatcaAACACAGGAAACAGTTGAAGATAATGTTTTTTCTCATTGAAACTGATGAAGACGTTAAAATGAAACCTGCTGCCGGCTCTGACTGCAGCATCAAACTTGTGAAGACAGACGAGCTGTTAAATGGACACTAACGTTTGTGTCTTGTGTTTCGTCTCTCAGCCCAAAGCCGTGAAGAAGAGCAGCTgcagtgaggaagaggagccgCTGCTGAAGGAGAACCCTCGTCGCTTCGTCGTCTTCCCCATCCAGTACCACGACATCTGGCAGATGTACAAGAAGGCCGAGGCCTCTTTCTGGACTGCAGAGGAGGTAAACGTGGACCCGAGTCCGTCTGTAGTTCAGGTCGGCGGTCCGTCTGTAGTTCAGGTCATCGGTCCTCCATTAGAAACACTGCAGTTCTCCATCAGCACCAGAATCTCTTCATTAGTATCAGACGGGTCAGATCTGCTCTGATGAACTGGATCACGTGTGAGACGGAGCCACCGGgtgttgatgatgtcacattAACTTCCTGTGTTTGTTCAGGTGGATCTGTCCAAGGACCTGCAGCACTGGGACTCTCTGAAGGACGACGAGAGGTTCTTCATCTCTCACGTGTTGGCGTTCTTCGCCGCCAGCGACGGCATCGTCAACGAGAACCTGGTGAGCAGTCATCTTTTGTTTCCAAGGCAACGCCTTAAATGATTTAATGTCAGCTTGTTTTTCTTGTTGTCCTCTGACTGTTTACTGCTGTTGAAGtgaatattacaaatattttaGAGATGCaattaattactttttattaataatctgtaattttgtaaataaatcacatgttctgtaaaacatcacaaaacaaagaaaatctaAATATCCTGAAGCTCAACGTGACgccttttttaaatgattttatttattcatttttattttggaaaataacTCGCTGAATGATTCTCCGTGTGACCACCAGGTGGAGCGCTTCACACAGGAAGTGCAGGTGACGGAGGCGAGGTGTTTCTATGGTTTCCAGATCGCCATGGAGAACATCCACTCAGAGATGTACAGCCTCCTCATCAACACCTACATCAAGAAGCCCCaagagaggtgagctgctgctggtctgtactggactctactggtcTGTACCGGACCCTGCTGGTCTGTACTGGTGTCTGACGGTGTGTTCAATGACCCACAGAGAATACCTGTTCAACGCCATTGAGACGCTGCCGTGTGTGAAGAAGAAGGCCGACTGGGCGATCAACTGGATCGGCAACAAAAGCGCCCAATTCGGTAAACCTGCTCACCGTGACGCCACGTGGTTTTCCTGGTGCTGATCATCAGGTCTGATATTGATCTGGTATCAGGTATTGATCCTAACTCTTGTTCCTCCAGGAGAGCGTGTGGTGGCCTTCGCTGCCGTGGAGGGAATCTTCTTCTCTGGTTCCTTCGCCTCCATCTTCTGGCTGAAGAAGAGAGGCCTGATGCCCGGTCTGACCTTCTCCAACGAGCTCATCAGCAGAGACGAGgtgattattgattatagatcaccaataatatcaatattatGCTGCATTATTGATTATGGATCTGTTTTGTGTTACTGGTTTCACTGTGTGTCCTGACTGGTTTGTGTTACTGGTTTCAGGGTCTGCACTGTGACTTCGCCTGTCTGATGTTCAAACACCTGGTGAACAAACCGTCGGAAGAAACCGTCACCAACATCATCAGGAACGCCGTGCAGATCGAGCAGGTCGGTGGACACTAACGGATCCCCGTCTCTGGTTTCTCCCCTTCAGTCAGTTGATGTTTAACTGGTCTCACTGGTGGTTTGTTTTTAATGGTGTGTTACTGGTTTGATTGTCAGGAGTTCCTGACGGATGCTCTGCCGGTGAAGCTGATCGGGATGAACTGTGATCTGATGAAGCAGTACATCGAGTTTGTAGCCGACAGACTGTTGCTGGAGCTCGGCTTCACAAAGGTAACCATATCCCAACAACACCACAGCTCCCAGTAGGGGACCAGGTTCAGGTCTAGCTATAGAGGAGGTTCAGGGTCTTCTGTAGACGAGGAAGTGGTTTGTGTCTATAGAGGAGGATCGGGGTCTGTAGATGAGGATGTTCAGGtctgtagaggaggaggaggaggaggaggagaaggagaagaaggatggGGTCTATAGAAGAGGTTCAGGTCTGTGATGATGattaggaggaagaggaggaggttcaGGTCtatagaggaggaggacgctCAGGTCTTtagacgaggaggaggatgggttCTGTAGACGAGGTTCAGGTCTGTGATGATGAGACGCACCCAGAACAAACTGACCTGGGTTCTGCTGCGTTGTTTCTCTGCAGATCTACCGGGTGGAGAACCCCTTCGACTTCATGGAGAACATCTCTCTGGAGGGAAAGACCAACTTCTTTGAGAAGCGCGTGGGCGAGTACCAGAGGATGGGCGTGATGTCCGGCACCACGGACAACACCTTCAGAATGGACGCCGACTTCTGAGGACAGAGGTGGAGCGAGCCACACTCAGTCACACATCTCACACTGCAAACACTCTAAAGACTCTAATTCAACCCGGACCAGTCGTGGGTTAACCAGCGATAGACTCTGAGctagtgcatgctgggattggCTTTTACTCAAATACTGCAGATAAATACACCGACTGCTGCTTCACCGCCATGAAATGAGACTTGCCAAGAATTCAGAGCGCTGCTGCCCGCTTGTGTATTTGTAAATAACTGTTTTatcggcttttttttttttacatgtaaatatttatttatacatattcTTTACATGTTCTTTTAGATCAGTGGTGTGTTAGGGCAGCGGTCCCCAACCCCCGGGCCGCGGACCGGTACCGGTCCGTGGGTCATTTGGTACCGGGCCGCACAGAAAGAATAAATAACTTACATTATTtccgttttatttattatctgaatctgaatgatgttttattttgaaaaatgaccgGATTCTCTCCGTTACATCGTAGTGATACGTCAACGCTAAAATTTAACCCACAAGCTAgcaaaatgagtaaaaaacagaCGTCTTTGGAGAGTTTCTTTGGGAAGGGGAAAAGGCCCagtgaagagacagaagaagggCCAACGACTTCCAAGAAAAAGAAAGCTGCATTTAACAGACAATACCAGGAGTCCTACTTAAAATATGGATTTATCGCGACAGGTGACTCCCACGCACCAAGCCCGCTCTGCATACTATGCGGCGACCGGCTCTCTAATGAGGCAATGAAGCCTTCAAAACTGCTTCGCCACTTGGAGACCAAGCACCCTGCATTAAAAGACAAGCCTTTGGagtattttgaaagaaaaaagcgggaACAAGAAGGACAGAAGCAATTACTGAGGGCCACCACATCAACAAATGCGAGTGCACTGAGAGCATCATACTTGGTGGCTAACCGTATTGCTAAGGCTAAGAAGCCATTCACTATTGGTGAAGAATTGATTCTGCCCGCCACTAAAGACATTTGCCGTGAACTTCTAGGAGAGGCTGCGGTTAAAAAGATAGCACAGGTGCCTCTGTCGGCTAGCACCGTCACTCGGCGCATTGAGGAAATAGCAGAAGACATTGAGACACAATTGTTGGAGAGGATTAATACATCACCGTGGTACTCACTCCAGGTTGACGAGTCTACAGATGTTGACAACAAGGCAATACTACTTGTTTATGTGCGATATCTTTATCAGGAGGATGTGCATGAGGATATGTTATGTGCACTATCGTTGCTAACCAAAACCACAGCCACAGAACTATTCAAGTCGCTGGATGATTATATGTCAGGGAAACTGAAATGGTCCTTTTGTGTCGGCATATGCACAGACGGAGCTGCTGCCATGACCGGACGGCTGTCTGGTTTAACTGCTCGGATTAAGGAGGTTGCACCTGAATGTGAATCTACGCATTGTGTCATTCACAGGGAAATGCTGGCTAGCCGAAAAATGCCACCAGAACTTTCCAGCGTATTGAATGATGTTGTTAAAGTTATTAACCACATCAAAGCACACGCCCTTAACTCGCGCCTGTTTGAGCAGCTTTGTGATGAGATGGACGCGGAGCACAGACGCCTTCTCTTATACACAGAAATAAGATGGTTATCCCGAGGGAAATCGCTGGCCAGAGTGTTTGAGTTACGAGAGCCGCTGCAGAGATTTCTGTCAGAAAAGAAGTCACCGCTGGCAGCACATTTCAGTGACGAGGAATGGGTCGCAAAACTGGCTTACTTGTGCGACATATTCAACCTGCTCAATGAGCTCAATCTGTCACTTCAGGGGAAAATGACAACAGTCTTCAAGCTGGCAGATAAAGTAGCTGCATTTAAAGCCAAACTGGATTTGTGGGGACGGCGCGTGAACAGAGGCATATTGGACATGTTTCAAACATTAGCGGGGATTTTGGGTGAGACTGAGCCCGAGCCTTCATTCTCCCAGCTGGTGCACGATCACCTGTCTTTGCTTTTAAAAGAGTTCGAGCGCTACTTCCCAACCACAAAAGACCCACGAACTGCCAAGGAATGGATCCGCGACCCATTTGTCAACAAACCAGGAGAATCCAGCATGTCTGTGCAAGAAGAAGATCAGCTGCTGGAGATCGCAAATGACGGCGGCCTTAAAAGTGTGTTCGAGACAACAACTCTGCCGGTGTTCTGGATTAAAGTCTCGGCAGAATACCCTGAGATCGCCACAACAGCACTGAAAACCCTGTTGCCATTTCCGACATCCTATCTGTGTGAAGCGGGGTTTTCTGCAGTGACAGCAACCAAAACTAAATTACGGAGTAGACTGGACATAAGCAACACACTTCGGGTGTCACTGTCTCCTATTACCCCTAGATGGGACCGTCTCGTTGCAGAGAAACAAGCTCAGGGCTCACATTGATTTAGCGTTATGGTGAGTTAATTTTTTCATGCACTTTATATTCGTTTTTGTGGTGTATCTGTATCTTATTTTTGTAGGCATGTTTAAACGTTACCATAGCGACCAGAGAGCGTTAGGGGGCAGAGAGGATGATACTCATGTTATGTTGTTGGCGCGATGTTAAGAGGACGCTGCTAATAAAGTTGCATATGAGTACACAGTGCATTcacgtttattattatatttacaatataccACTGTTTTTATGCCGGTcgtatcattttattttgttgtatttatccGCCACACCTTGAAGGCCTGTCCGTGAAAATATTGTCTGACGTTAAACCGGTCCTTGGCGCTAAAAAGGTTGGGGACCGCTGTGTTAGGGTACTTAAATGTGTACAGGAACATTATTTTAGAGATTTTGGTTTTGTAATAAAagttacataaacataaatCTGGTTTTGCTTTTTAACGTTCTTTACAAACTTTTATGTTGGAGgataattagggcccgagcacgaaagtgccaggacccaacggtgtcctggcacgaagtgcaaggaacctattgtttttctgcagattattatttttctgctgcaagaacgcgtttttgacgaccttagccatccccaaaactcaccaaaattggaacatgcgtcgggggtgg
It includes:
- the LOC141756613 gene encoding SCAN domain-containing protein 3-like produces the protein MSKKQTSLESFFGKGKRPSEETEEGPTTSKKKKAAFNRQYQESYLKYGFIATGDSHAPSPLCILCGDRLSNEAMKPSKLLRHLETKHPALKDKPLEYFERKKREQEGQKQLLRATTSTNASALRASYLVANRIAKAKKPFTIGEELILPATKDICRELLGEAAVKKIAQVPLSASTVTRRIEEIAEDIETQLLERINTSPWYSLQVDESTDVDNKAILLVYVRYLYQEDVHEDMLCALSLLTKTTATELFKSLDDYMSGKLKWSFCVGICTDGAAAMTGRLSGLTARIKEVAPECESTHCVIHREMLASRKMPPELSSVLNDVVKVINHIKAHALNSRLFEQLCDEMDAEHRRLLLYTEIRWLSRGKSLARVFELREPLQRFLSEKKSPLAAHFSDEEWVAKLAYLCDIFNLLNELNLSLQGKMTTVFKLADKVAAFKAKLDLWGRRVNRGILDMFQTLAGILGETEPEPSFSQLVHDHLSLLLKEFERYFPTTKDPRTAKEWIRDPFVNKPGESSMSVQEEDQLLEIANDGGLKSVFETTTLPVFWIKVSAEYPEIATTALKTLLPFPTSYLCEAGFSAVTATKTKLRSRLDISNTLRVSLSPITPRWDRLVAEKQAQGSH
- the LOC141756655 gene encoding ribonucleoside-diphosphate reductase subunit M2-like, with product MLSTHSALSVKNENSLSSHISNMSLDKEITPPSMNTTRILASKTARKIFSDAAPKAVKKSSCSEEEEPLLKENPRRFVVFPIQYHDIWQMYKKAEASFWTAEEVDLSKDLQHWDSLKDDERFFISHVLAFFAASDGIVNENLVERFTQEVQVTEARCFYGFQIAMENIHSEMYSLLINTYIKKPQEREYLFNAIETLPCVKKKADWAINWIGNKSAQFGERVVAFAAVEGIFFSGSFASIFWLKKRGLMPGLTFSNELISRDEGLHCDFACLMFKHLVNKPSEETVTNIIRNAVQIEQEFLTDALPVKLIGMNCDLMKQYIEFVADRLLLELGFTKIYRVENPFDFMENISLEGKTNFFEKRVGEYQRMGVMSGTTDNTFRMDADF